The Victivallis sp. Marseille-Q1083 DNA window TGAAATTTAAAAACTCGTTAGGAGGATAGGATATCATGGGTAAGATATTGGGTATTGACTTGGGCACCACCAACAGTTGTATGGCGGTGATGGATCACGGCGAAGCGACGGTCATTCCGAATGCGGAAGGCAATCGGACGACTCCGTCGATTGTGGCTTTTACCAAAAATGGCGAGCGCCTGGTCGGCCAGACTGCCAAACGGCAGGCGGTGACCAATCCGAAGAACACCATTTTCTCGGTCAAGCGCTTCATGGGACGGAAATACGATGAGATCGGCGAAGAGCGCAATCTGGTGCCGTTCGAGCTGGTCAAGGCGGCCAATGGCGACGTGGCGATCCAAATCGGCGACCGCTCTTATTCGCCGCCGGAAATTTCGGCGATGATTTTGCAGAAGTTGAAACTGGATGCCGAGGCGTATCTCGGCGAGGAGATCAAGCAGGCGGTCATCACCGTGCCGGCTTACTTCAACGACAGCCAGCGTCAGGCGACCAAGGATGCCGGCAAGATCGCCGGTCTGGAAGTGCTGCGTATCGTCAACGAGCCGACGGCGGCGGCGCTGGCCTACGGACTGGACAAGAAAAGTGAAGAGACCGTGGCGGTCTACGACCTCGGCGGCGGGACGTTCGATATCTCCATTCTGGAAATTGGCGACGGCGTTTTCGAAGTGAAGTCGACCAACGGTGACACCCACCTCGGCGGCGACGACTTCGACCAGGTGCTGATCAACTATCTGGCGGATGCCTTCCGCAAGGAGTACAACGTCGATCTGCGCAAGGATTCCCAGGCGCTGCAGCGGTTGAAGGAAGCGGCGGAAAAGGCGAAGTGCGAACTCTCTTCGAGCATGTCCACCGATATCAATCTGCCGTTTATCACGATGAATCAGGATGGGCCGATCCACTTGAATATGACGGTTTCTCGGGCGGAACTCGAAAAGATGTGCGACCCGCTGCTGGAACGTACCGTGCAGCCGTGCAAAAACTGTCTGCGCGATGCCGGCTTGAACGCTTCGGAAATCAAGGAAGTGATCATGGTCGGCGGGATGACCCGGATGCCGAAAGTGCAGGAGAAGGCCAGGGAAATTTTCGGCCGTGACCCGCACAAGGGCGTCAATCCGGATGAAGTGGTTGCCTGCGGCGCCGCCATCCAGGGCGGTGTGCTCGGCGGCCAGGTCAACGATGTCGTGCTGCTGGACGTCACGCCGTTGTCGCTGGGGATCGAAACCCTCGGCGGCGTCTTCACCCGCCTGATTGACCGCAATACGACGATTCCGACCAAGAAAAGCGAAGTATTCAGCACCGCGGCCGACAATCAGCCGTCGGTCGACATCCACGTGCTGCAGGGCGAACGCGAGATGTCCAGGGACAATAAGACGATCGGCCGGTTCCGCCTTGACGGCATCGCGCCGGCGCCGCGCGGCGTGCCGCAGATCGAAGTGACCTTCGACATCGACGCCAACGGCATCCTGCACGTTACCGCCAAGGACCGCGGCACCGGCAAGGAGCAGAAGATCACCATCACCGCGAACAGCGGGTTGTCCGAGCAGGAAATCGAGAAGATGGTCAACGAGGCCAAGGCGCATGCCGACGAGGACAAGCAGGTCAAGGAACGCATCGAGGTCAAGAACAAGGCCGATTCGATGGTTTACCAGACCGAGAAGCAGTTGAAGGAGTTCGAAGGCAAGGTGTCCGATGCGGTTCGCAAACCGGTCGAAGACGGTATTGCCAAGTTGAAGAAGGATATCGAAGCCGACGACGTCGAAGCGATGAAGCGGACGATGGAAAGCCTCGAGCAGCATTTAATGCAGCTCGGCCAGGAGATCTATCAGCAGCAACAGCAGCAGCAGACGGAACCGACCGGCGGTCCGACCGGCGGCGAGGCGGCCGGCAACGCGGCCGGCGGCAAGTCGAATGACGATGGTTTTGTCGATGCCGAAGTGGTCGATGATAAGTAACGGTTGAGTAGTCAATGCTGTCGGGATGATTTCGACCGTCCCGGCGGCACTTTATTCAAAAATATTTTAACAAATTAAACCAAAAATCGTAAGGAGAGCAACATGTCGAAAGTGAACATCAAGCCGTTGGGCGACCGGGTCCTGCTTGAAATCTGCGAAGCGGCCGAACAGGTCAAGGGTGGCATCGTCATTCCGGACACCGCCAAGGAAAAGCCGCAGGAGTACACCGTAATTGCCATCGGCACCGGCAAGACCGATGACAAAGGCAAGAAAATCGAATTTGACGTCAAGGTTGGTGACATCGTTTTGACCAGCCGTTACGGCGGCACCGAAGTCAAATACGACGGCAAAGAGTACAAAATCATCGGGCAGGACGATATCCTGGCGGTGATCGGCTGAAGCCGGGCCCGGGGCAGGGCTGTCATTACATCTGCAAAATTGATTTTTAAAAAAGGAAAATAACGAAAAATGGCTAAACAGCTTTTGTTTTCTGAAGAAGCGCGTCGCAGCGTTCTCGAAGGCGTGACCTTGTTGAGCAAGGCGGTAAAAACCACTCTCGGCCCGAAAGGCCGCAATGTGGTCATCGACAAGAAATACGGTTCTCCGACCGTTACCAAAGACGGCGTCAGCGTCGCCAAGGAGATCGAACTGGCCTGTCCGTATGCCAATATGGGTGCCCAGATGGTCAAGGAAGTGGCCAGCAAGACCAGCGATATCGCCGGTGACGGCACGACGACGGCGACGGTGTTGGCCGAAGCGGTGTTCCGCGAAGGCTTGAAGAACGTTACCGCCGGCGCCAACCCGATGGAACTCAAGCGCGGCATCGACAAGGCGGTCGAAGCGATGGTCAAGGAACTGGCCAAGTTGAGCAAAGGCGTGGCCGACCGCGAACAGGTCGCCCAGGTGGCGACGATTTCCGCCAACGGCGACACCACGATCGGTGACATCATTGCCGACGCGATGGACAAAGTCGGCAAGGACGGCACCATCACCGTCGAAGAGGCCAAAACCATCGAAACCACCCTCGACGTCGTCGAAGGCATGCAGTTCGACAAAGGTTACCTGTCGCCGTATTTCGTCACCGACACTGAAGGCATGTCGGCGGTGCTGGACGATTGCTATATCCTGATTCATGAAAAGAAAATCAGCAACCTCAACGATATGCTGCCGCTGCTGCAGTTGG harbors:
- the dnaK gene encoding molecular chaperone DnaK; amino-acid sequence: MGKILGIDLGTTNSCMAVMDHGEATVIPNAEGNRTTPSIVAFTKNGERLVGQTAKRQAVTNPKNTIFSVKRFMGRKYDEIGEERNLVPFELVKAANGDVAIQIGDRSYSPPEISAMILQKLKLDAEAYLGEEIKQAVITVPAYFNDSQRQATKDAGKIAGLEVLRIVNEPTAAALAYGLDKKSEETVAVYDLGGGTFDISILEIGDGVFEVKSTNGDTHLGGDDFDQVLINYLADAFRKEYNVDLRKDSQALQRLKEAAEKAKCELSSSMSTDINLPFITMNQDGPIHLNMTVSRAELEKMCDPLLERTVQPCKNCLRDAGLNASEIKEVIMVGGMTRMPKVQEKAREIFGRDPHKGVNPDEVVACGAAIQGGVLGGQVNDVVLLDVTPLSLGIETLGGVFTRLIDRNTTIPTKKSEVFSTAADNQPSVDIHVLQGEREMSRDNKTIGRFRLDGIAPAPRGVPQIEVTFDIDANGILHVTAKDRGTGKEQKITITANSGLSEQEIEKMVNEAKAHADEDKQVKERIEVKNKADSMVYQTEKQLKEFEGKVSDAVRKPVEDGIAKLKKDIEADDVEAMKRTMESLEQHLMQLGQEIYQQQQQQQTEPTGGPTGGEAAGNAAGGKSNDDGFVDAEVVDDK
- the groES gene encoding co-chaperone GroES; translation: MSKVNIKPLGDRVLLEICEAAEQVKGGIVIPDTAKEKPQEYTVIAIGTGKTDDKGKKIEFDVKVGDIVLTSRYGGTEVKYDGKEYKIIGQDDILAVIG